From a region of the Streptomyces venezuelae genome:
- a CDS encoding type I polyketide synthase, whose protein sequence is MNEDKLRDYLKRATADLRQARRRLREVEEQNQEPVAIVAMSCRYPGGVRTPEDLWRLVADGDDAISGFPADRGWDVETLYDADPDSAGSSYVSEGGFLYDAARFDPAPFGISPREALAMDPQQRLLLESSWEAFERAGIDPTSLRGSRTAVFAGVMYHDYTARLDSVPEGVEGFLGTGSSGSIASGRIAYTFGLEGPAVTVDTACSSSLVTLHLAVQALRAGECTMALAGGVTVMATPATFTEFSRQRGLAADGRCKPFAAAADGTGWGEGVGMLLVEKLSDAQRNGHPVLAVVRGSAINQDGASNGLTAPNGPSQQRVIHQALTNARLAAADVDVVEAHGTGTTLGDPIEAQALLATYGQDRPAERPLLLGSVKSNIGHTQAAAGVASIIKMVEAMRHGIVPKTLHLDEPTPHVDWEAGAVSLIGENVPWPQTGAPRRAGVSSFGFSGTNAHVIVEQAPAVDAEGVSGERERSVLPVVPVVPWVLSGKSAGALRAQAERLSAAGVAGVAGVDAVDVAWSLASTRAGLEHRAVVLGDHAAGVAAVASGSLAAGVVTGSVVGGKTVFVFPGQGSQWVGMAAELLDSSPVFAARIEECAKALEPFTDWSLVEVLRGAEHAPSLDRVDVVQPALFAVMVSLAEVWRSVGVRPGAVIGHSQGEIAAACVAGILSLDDAARVVALRSQAIGRVLAGLGGMVSVPLPAAEVRERIAVWGEARISVAAVNGPSSVVVSGEVQALEELLASCEADGIRARRIAVDYASHSAQVDLLREELSELLASVGPREAEVPFLSTVTGEWVKGPELDAGYWFRNLRQTVELEDTVRTLLDRGFGVFIESSPHPVLTVGMQETVEDAGREAAVLGSLRRNEGGLERFWLSLGEAYVRGVAVDWEAVFAGTGARRVDLPTYAFQQEHFWLESGAAPDAEASAAYPADTADARFWEAVEANDVAALTAELDIDADDETLAALLPALSSWRRQSQERSAVDGWRYRITWKPAPEPASARLSGTWLVALPEDRDDAAGAVLRTLAEHGADVRTVAVPGSDDARAALAGRIREALADGPAPAGVLSLLTPAGTGAAAGVIATLTLVQALGDAEVTAPLWCVTRSAVAVNRSEQQTDPAQAPVWGLGRVTALEHGERWGGLIDLPEQADDRALARLAGVLAGDGAEDQVAVRASGMFVRRLVRARLAETVPVRAWRPAGTTLVTGGTGALGAHVARWLAGNGAEHLVLTSRRGPDAPGAAELREELAALGTEVTLAACDVSDRDALAALLTDIPADRPLTAVVHTAAVLDDGVVEALTPDQVERVLRVKVDATLHLHELTRDLDLSAFVLFSSFAATFGAPGQGNYAPGNAFLDAFAGYRRAAGLPATSLAWGPWGDGGMAEGAVGDRMRRHGVIEMAPGRAVTALQHALDRDETALTVADMEWKRFVLAFTSGRSRPLLHDLPEARQVMDSTRTDTAEDGGSAAVLAGQLAGQPEAEQERLLLELVRTAVAAVLGYAGPDAVEAARAFKELGFDSLTSVELRNRLNAAAGLKLPPTLVFDYPTPTVLAWFLRTELAGQRTAAAVPLPTAAGSGADAEPIAVVAMSCRFPGGVRSPEELWQLLASGGDALSEFPADRGWDVEALYDPDPDAQGTSYTREGGFLSDAASFDPAFFGISPREALAMDPQQRLLLETSWEAFERAGIDPETLRGTQSGVFVGTNGSDYSHLVRGAATEGLEGHLATGSAGSVVSGRLSYVFGLEGPAVTVDTACSASLVALHLAVQALRAGECSMALAGGVTVMSTPGTFIEFSRQRGLSTDGRCKAFSADADGFSPAEGAGMLLVERLSDARRHGHPVLAVIRGTAINQDGASNGLTAPNGPSQQRVIRQALANAGLSAAEVDVVEAHGTGTTLGDPIEAQALLATYGQDRPEDRPLLLGSIKSNIGHAQAAAGVAGVMKMVLAMQHGLLPRSLHIAEPTPHVDWSAGAVELLTEERSWPEKGGRPWRAGVSSFGFSGTNAHAVIEQAPVEQGSPEQETPAAPDRHPLLTTADPDTTATDGPIPLPWLLTAKTENALCGQAERLLHHLTTRPDLRHVDVGHSLATTRTAHDRRAVLIGRDRDDYLAGIAALAAGGSAPLLVQGSVIGGKTAFVFPGQGSQWVGMAEALLDASPVFAARVDECAKALEPFTDWSLVEVLRGAEHAPSLDRVDVVQPALFAVMVSLAEVWRAAGVRPGAVIGHSQGEIAAACVAGILSLDDAARVVALRSQAIGRVLAGLGGMVSVPLPAAEVRERIAVWGEARISVAAVNGPSSVVVSGEVQALEELLASCEADGIRARRIAVDYASHSAQVDLLREELSELLASVGPREAEVPFLSTVTGEWVKGPELDAGYWFRNLRQTVELEDAVRTLLDRGFGVFVESSPHPVLTVGMQETVEDAGREAAVLGSLRRNEGGLERFWLSVGEAYVRGVAVDWEAVFAGTGARRVELPTYAFQAQRFWPEAAPVEPATVPAESAVDARFWDAVEREDLAALSAELRIEGDQPLTALLPALSSWRRESREQSTVDAWRYRVTWKALADAATARLSGAWLVVVPEDLTGPDGDTAAAVLRTLADRGAEVRTLTVAAHATGREALKAALDGTEDPAGVLSLLALAGDGTAPLRAHAGLLATAALVQALGDAGVSAPLWCVTRGAVSVARSERLGDPAQALVWGFGRTAALEFPERWGGLVDLPEQADDRALARLAGVLAGDGAEDQVAVRASGLYGRRLAHAPLADAPTPPAWKPAGTTLVTGGTGALGAHVARWLAGNGAEHLVLTSRRGPDAPGAAELREELAALGAEVTLAASDVSDRDALAALLADIPADRPLTAVVHTAGVLDDGVIDGLTPERFATVLAPKADAALTLHELTRDLGLSAFVLFSGVAGTLGDAGQGNYAAANSYLDALAEQRHADGLPATSVAWGRWGDSGLAADGAIGERLDRGGVPAMAPRAAIRALQQALDHAEAAVAVADIQWDRFTPGYTAVRPSPFLGDLPEVRRLAQTAAAATDTGTEGTPAEALRRRLSAMPQAEQAVVVLELVRSHAAHALGHPTTDEVGAGRAFKELGFDSLIALELRNRLNAATGLKLPATLVFDHPTPAVLADFLRAEIVQDGSTGAAPGIAELERLESVLSVLDPDGETRADIASRLQALLAKWGEPQAHSSDGAVAEKLQEATPDELFDFIENELGI, encoded by the coding sequence GTGAACGAGGACAAGCTTCGCGACTACCTCAAGCGGGCGACCGCCGATCTGCGCCAGGCCCGCAGGCGGTTGCGCGAAGTCGAGGAGCAGAACCAGGAACCCGTCGCGATCGTTGCGATGAGCTGCCGCTACCCCGGCGGCGTCCGCACCCCCGAGGACCTGTGGCGGCTCGTCGCCGACGGCGACGACGCGATCTCCGGATTCCCCGCCGACCGGGGCTGGGACGTGGAGACCCTGTACGACGCCGACCCCGACAGCGCCGGATCCAGCTACGTCAGCGAAGGCGGCTTCCTCTACGACGCCGCCCGCTTCGACCCCGCCCCGTTCGGCATCTCGCCCCGCGAGGCACTGGCGATGGACCCGCAGCAGCGGCTCCTGCTCGAATCCTCGTGGGAGGCCTTCGAGCGGGCGGGCATCGACCCCACGTCGCTGCGCGGCAGCCGCACCGCCGTCTTCGCCGGCGTCATGTACCACGACTACACCGCCCGGCTGGACTCCGTCCCCGAGGGCGTCGAGGGCTTCCTCGGCACCGGCAGTTCCGGCAGCATCGCCTCCGGCCGGATCGCCTACACCTTCGGCCTCGAAGGCCCCGCCGTCACCGTCGACACCGCCTGCTCCTCCTCCCTCGTCACCCTCCACCTCGCGGTGCAGGCACTGCGGGCGGGCGAGTGCACCATGGCCCTCGCGGGCGGCGTCACCGTCATGGCGACCCCGGCCACCTTCACCGAGTTCAGCCGCCAGCGCGGCCTCGCCGCCGACGGCCGCTGCAAGCCCTTCGCGGCCGCCGCCGACGGCACCGGCTGGGGCGAGGGCGTCGGCATGCTCCTCGTCGAGAAGCTCTCCGACGCCCAGCGCAACGGGCACCCGGTCCTGGCCGTCGTCCGGGGCTCGGCGATCAACCAGGACGGGGCGAGCAACGGCCTGACCGCGCCCAACGGCCCCTCCCAGCAGCGCGTCATCCACCAGGCGCTCACCAACGCCCGCCTCGCCGCCGCCGACGTCGACGTGGTCGAGGCGCACGGTACGGGTACGACGCTGGGCGACCCGATCGAGGCGCAGGCGCTGCTGGCCACGTACGGGCAGGACCGGCCGGCGGAGCGGCCGCTGCTGCTGGGCTCGGTCAAGTCGAACATCGGGCACACCCAGGCCGCGGCCGGTGTCGCGAGCATCATCAAGATGGTCGAGGCCATGCGCCACGGCATCGTCCCGAAGACCCTCCACCTCGACGAGCCGACGCCGCACGTCGACTGGGAGGCGGGTGCCGTCTCCCTGATCGGCGAGAACGTCCCCTGGCCGCAGACCGGGGCCCCGCGGCGTGCGGGTGTGTCGTCGTTCGGTTTCAGTGGGACGAACGCGCATGTGATCGTGGAGCAGGCTCCGGCGGTCGATGCGGAGGGTGTGTCGGGGGAGCGGGAGCGTTCGGTTCTGCCGGTGGTGCCGGTGGTGCCGTGGGTGCTGTCGGGGAAGAGCGCGGGTGCGTTGCGGGCGCAGGCGGAGCGGCTTTCGGCTGCCGGTGTGGCCGGTGTGGCCGGTGTGGATGCGGTGGATGTGGCGTGGTCGTTGGCGTCGACGCGTGCGGGGTTGGAGCACCGTGCGGTGGTGCTGGGTGACCATGCGGCGGGTGTGGCGGCTGTGGCGTCGGGGTCGCTGGCCGCGGGTGTGGTGACCGGGTCGGTGGTCGGTGGGAAGACGGTGTTCGTGTTCCCGGGTCAGGGCTCGCAGTGGGTGGGGATGGCTGCGGAACTGCTGGACTCCTCGCCGGTGTTCGCGGCTCGTATCGAAGAGTGTGCGAAGGCGCTGGAGCCCTTCACCGACTGGTCGTTGGTCGAGGTCCTCCGGGGTGCCGAGCATGCCCCTTCCCTGGACCGGGTGGATGTGGTGCAGCCGGCGCTGTTCGCGGTGATGGTGTCCCTCGCGGAGGTGTGGCGTTCGGTTGGTGTCCGTCCGGGTGCGGTGATCGGTCACTCGCAGGGCGAGATCGCGGCGGCGTGTGTGGCCGGCATTCTCTCCCTCGACGACGCGGCCCGTGTGGTGGCGTTGCGCAGCCAGGCGATCGGTCGAGTCCTTGCCGGGCTGGGTGGCATGGTGTCCGTGCCGCTGCCGGCTGCTGAGGTCCGGGAACGCATCGCGGTCTGGGGTGAGGCACGGATTTCTGTTGCCGCGGTCAACGGTCCCTCCTCGGTGGTCGTCTCCGGTGAGGTTCAGGCGCTGGAGGAGCTGCTCGCTTCCTGTGAGGCGGACGGCATCCGGGCCAGGCGGATCGCGGTGGACTACGCGTCGCATTCCGCGCAGGTGGACCTCCTGCGGGAGGAGCTGTCCGAGCTGCTGGCTTCGGTCGGTCCGCGCGAGGCGGAGGTGCCGTTCCTGTCGACGGTGACGGGGGAGTGGGTCAAGGGGCCGGAGCTGGATGCCGGTTACTGGTTCCGCAACCTGCGCCAGACCGTCGAGCTGGAGGACACGGTCCGTACCCTCCTGGACCGGGGCTTCGGTGTTTTCATCGAGTCGAGCCCGCACCCGGTGCTGACCGTCGGGATGCAGGAGACCGTGGAGGACGCGGGCCGCGAGGCGGCCGTCCTCGGGTCGCTGCGCCGCAACGAGGGCGGTCTGGAACGGTTCTGGCTCTCGCTCGGTGAGGCGTATGTCCGTGGTGTTGCTGTGGACTGGGAGGCGGTGTTCGCGGGGACGGGGGCCCGTCGGGTCGACCTGCCCACCTACGCCTTCCAGCAGGAGCACTTCTGGCTGGAGAGCGGGGCCGCCCCGGACGCCGAGGCGTCCGCCGCGTACCCGGCCGACACCGCCGATGCCCGTTTCTGGGAGGCCGTCGAGGCCAACGACGTGGCCGCGCTCACCGCCGAGCTGGACATCGACGCGGACGACGAGACCCTCGCCGCGCTGCTGCCCGCACTGTCCTCTTGGCGCCGCCAGTCCCAGGAGCGGTCGGCGGTCGACGGCTGGCGCTACCGGATCACCTGGAAGCCGGCCCCCGAGCCCGCCTCCGCCCGGCTCTCGGGCACCTGGCTGGTCGCACTTCCCGAGGACCGGGACGATGCCGCCGGCGCCGTGCTCCGTACACTCGCCGAGCACGGCGCCGACGTACGGACCGTCGCCGTCCCCGGCTCCGACGACGCGCGGGCCGCACTCGCCGGGCGGATCCGTGAAGCCCTCGCCGACGGCCCCGCCCCGGCGGGCGTGCTGTCCCTGCTGACCCCCGCCGGGACAGGGGCCGCCGCGGGCGTCATCGCCACCCTCACCCTCGTCCAGGCCCTCGGCGACGCCGAGGTCACCGCCCCCCTGTGGTGCGTCACCCGCAGCGCCGTCGCCGTGAACCGCTCCGAGCAGCAGACCGATCCCGCGCAGGCCCCCGTCTGGGGTCTGGGCCGGGTCACCGCGCTGGAGCACGGCGAGCGCTGGGGTGGTCTGATCGACCTGCCGGAGCAGGCCGACGACCGGGCCCTCGCCCGGCTCGCCGGGGTCCTGGCCGGTGACGGGGCCGAGGACCAGGTCGCCGTACGTGCCTCGGGCATGTTCGTACGTCGTCTCGTACGGGCCCGGCTCGCGGAGACGGTCCCGGTACGCGCATGGCGGCCGGCCGGCACCACCCTGGTGACCGGCGGCACCGGCGCGCTCGGCGCGCACGTCGCCCGCTGGCTGGCGGGCAACGGCGCCGAGCACCTGGTCCTGACCAGCCGCCGCGGCCCCGATGCCCCCGGCGCGGCCGAACTCCGCGAGGAACTCGCCGCGCTCGGCACCGAGGTCACCCTCGCCGCCTGCGACGTCAGCGACCGCGACGCCCTCGCCGCACTCCTCACCGACATCCCCGCCGACCGGCCGCTGACCGCCGTCGTGCACACCGCCGCCGTCCTCGACGACGGCGTCGTCGAGGCCCTCACACCCGACCAGGTCGAGCGCGTCCTGCGGGTCAAGGTGGACGCCACGCTCCACCTGCACGAGCTGACCCGTGACCTCGACCTGTCGGCGTTCGTCCTCTTCTCCTCCTTCGCCGCCACCTTCGGCGCACCCGGCCAGGGCAACTACGCGCCGGGCAACGCCTTCCTGGACGCCTTCGCCGGGTACCGGCGCGCCGCCGGGCTGCCCGCGACCTCCCTCGCCTGGGGTCCCTGGGGCGACGGGGGCATGGCAGAAGGCGCCGTCGGTGACCGCATGCGCCGCCACGGCGTCATCGAAATGGCCCCCGGACGGGCCGTCACCGCCCTCCAGCACGCGCTGGACCGCGACGAGACCGCCCTGACCGTCGCGGACATGGAGTGGAAGCGCTTCGTCCTGGCCTTCACCTCCGGCCGGAGCCGACCCCTGCTGCACGACCTCCCCGAGGCACGGCAGGTCATGGACAGCACCCGCACCGACACCGCCGAGGACGGCGGGAGCGCCGCCGTGCTCGCGGGGCAACTCGCCGGGCAGCCCGAGGCCGAACAGGAACGGCTGCTGCTGGAGCTGGTCCGTACGGCCGTCGCCGCCGTCCTCGGCTACGCCGGACCCGACGCCGTCGAGGCGGCCCGGGCCTTCAAGGAACTGGGCTTCGACTCCCTCACCTCCGTCGAACTGCGCAACCGCCTGAACGCGGCCGCCGGGCTCAAGCTGCCGCCCACGCTCGTCTTCGACTACCCGACGCCCACCGTTCTCGCCTGGTTCCTGCGGACCGAACTCGCCGGTCAGAGGACGGCGGCCGCCGTACCCCTGCCGACGGCGGCCGGCTCCGGGGCCGACGCCGAGCCCATCGCCGTCGTCGCGATGAGCTGCCGCTTCCCCGGCGGCGTCCGCAGCCCCGAGGAACTGTGGCAGCTGCTGGCCTCCGGCGGGGACGCCCTGTCGGAGTTCCCCGCGGACCGCGGCTGGGACGTGGAGGCGCTGTACGACCCCGACCCCGACGCCCAGGGCACCTCCTACACCCGTGAGGGCGGCTTCCTCTCCGACGCGGCCTCCTTCGACCCGGCGTTCTTCGGGATCTCGCCGCGTGAAGCCCTCGCCATGGACCCGCAGCAGCGGCTGCTGCTGGAGACCTCCTGGGAGGCCTTCGAGCGCGCCGGGATCGACCCCGAGACCCTGCGCGGCACCCAGTCCGGCGTCTTCGTCGGCACCAACGGCTCCGACTACTCCCACCTCGTGCGCGGCGCCGCCACCGAAGGACTCGAAGGCCACCTGGCCACGGGCAGCGCGGGCAGCGTCGTCTCGGGCCGCCTCTCCTACGTGTTCGGGCTCGAAGGCCCGGCAGTCACCGTCGACACCGCCTGCTCCGCCTCGCTGGTGGCCCTGCACCTCGCGGTGCAGGCCCTGCGGGCCGGGGAGTGCTCCATGGCCCTGGCGGGCGGTGTGACGGTCATGTCCACGCCCGGCACCTTCATCGAGTTCAGCCGGCAGCGCGGACTGTCCACCGACGGCCGCTGCAAGGCCTTCTCCGCCGACGCCGACGGCTTCAGCCCGGCCGAGGGCGCGGGCATGCTGCTCGTCGAGCGCCTGTCGGACGCCCGCCGCCACGGACACCCTGTGCTGGCCGTGATCCGCGGTACGGCGATCAACCAGGACGGTGCGAGCAACGGCCTGACCGCCCCGAACGGGCCCTCGCAGCAGCGCGTCATCCGCCAGGCCCTCGCCAACGCCGGCCTGTCGGCGGCCGAGGTGGACGTGGTCGAGGCCCACGGCACCGGTACGACCCTGGGCGACCCCATCGAAGCCCAGGCGCTGCTCGCCACGTACGGCCAGGACCGCCCGGAGGACCGGCCACTGCTCCTCGGCTCGATCAAGTCCAACATCGGTCACGCGCAGGCCGCCGCCGGTGTCGCCGGCGTCATGAAGATGGTGCTGGCCATGCAGCACGGCCTGCTGCCGCGCAGCCTGCACATCGCCGAGCCCACCCCGCACGTCGACTGGAGCGCGGGCGCGGTCGAGCTGCTGACCGAGGAGCGGTCCTGGCCCGAGAAGGGCGGCCGGCCCTGGCGCGCGGGTGTGTCGTCGTTCGGCTTCAGCGGGACCAACGCCCATGCCGTCATCGAGCAGGCCCCGGTGGAACAGGGGTCGCCGGAGCAGGAAACCCCTGCCGCGCCGGACCGCCACCCCCTACTGACCACGGCCGACCCGGACACCACGGCCACGGACGGGCCGATCCCGCTGCCCTGGCTGCTGACGGCGAAGACCGAGAACGCGCTGTGCGGCCAGGCGGAACGCCTGCTCCACCACCTCACCACCCGCCCTGACCTGCGACATGTCGATGTCGGTCACTCCCTGGCCACCACCCGTACGGCCCACGACAGGCGTGCCGTGCTGATCGGCCGGGACCGGGACGACTACCTCGCGGGAATCGCAGCCCTGGCCGCCGGGGGCAGTGCACCCCTGCTCGTGCAGGGGTCGGTCATCGGGGGCAAGACCGCGTTCGTCTTCCCCGGACAGGGGTCGCAATGGGTGGGCATGGCCGAGGCCCTGTTGGACGCTTCACCCGTGTTTGCTGCCCGAGTGGATGAGTGTGCGAAGGCACTGGAGCCCTTCACCGACTGGTCGTTGGTCGAGGTCCTCCGGGGTGCCGAGCATGCCCCTTCCCTGGACCGGGTGGATGTGGTGCAGCCGGCGCTGTTCGCGGTGATGGTGTCCCTCGCGGAGGTGTGGAGGGCTGCCGGTGTCCGTCCGGGTGCGGTGATCGGTCACTCGCAGGGCGAGATCGCGGCGGCGTGTGTGGCGGGCATTCTCTCCCTCGACGATGCGGCCCGTGTGGTGGCGTTGCGCAGTCAGGCGATCGGTCGAGTCCTTGCCGGGCTGGGTGGCATGGTGTCCGTGCCGCTGCCGGCTGCTGAGGTCCGGGAACGCATCGCGGTCTGGGGTGAGGCACGGATTTCTGTTGCTGCGGTCAACGGTCCTTCCTCGGTGGTCGTCTCGGGTGAGGTTCAGGCGCTGGAGGAGCTGCTCGCTTCCTGTGAGGCGGACGGCATCCGGGCCAGGCGGATCGCGGTGGACTACGCGTCGCATTCCGCGCAGGTGGACCTCCTGCGGGAGGAGCTGTCCGAGCTGCTGGCTTCGGTCGGTCCGCGCGAGGCGGAGGTGCCGTTCCTGTCGACGGTGACGGGGGAGTGGGTCAAGGGGCCGGAGCTGGATGCCGGGTACTGGTTCCGCAACCTGCGCCAGACCGTCGAGCTGGAGGACGCGGTCCGTACCCTCCTGGACCGGGGCTTCGGTGTTTTCGTCGAGTCGAGCCCGCACCCGGTGCTGACCGTCGGGATGCAGGAGACCGTGGAGGACGCGGGCCGCGAGGCGGCCGTCCTCGGGTCGCTGCGCCGCAACGAGGGCGGTCTGGAGCGGTTCTGGTTGTCGGTCGGTGAGGCGTATGTCCGTGGTGTTGCTGTGGACTGGGAGGCGGTGTTCGCCGGGACCGGGGCCCGTCGGGTCGAGCTGCCCACCTACGCCTTCCAGGCCCAGCGGTTCTGGCCCGAGGCGGCCCCCGTCGAGCCGGCGACCGTTCCGGCGGAGAGCGCGGTCGACGCCCGCTTCTGGGACGCCGTCGAACGCGAGGACCTCGCCGCGCTCAGCGCCGAACTCCGCATCGAGGGCGACCAGCCGCTGACCGCCCTGCTCCCCGCGCTGTCCTCCTGGCGGCGCGAGAGCCGGGAGCAGTCCACCGTCGACGCCTGGCGCTACCGCGTCACCTGGAAGGCCCTCGCCGACGCCGCCACCGCGCGTCTCTCCGGCGCCTGGCTGGTCGTCGTGCCCGAGGACCTCACCGGCCCGGACGGCGACACCGCAGCCGCCGTCCTGCGTACCCTCGCCGACCGCGGCGCGGAGGTCCGTACGCTCACCGTCGCCGCCCACGCCACCGGCCGCGAGGCCCTGAAGGCCGCCCTCGACGGCACGGAGGACCCCGCCGGGGTCCTCTCGCTCCTCGCCCTCGCCGGGGACGGCACCGCCCCGCTCCGCGCACACGCCGGGCTCCTGGCCACCGCCGCCCTCGTCCAGGCCCTCGGCGACGCCGGAGTGAGCGCGCCCCTGTGGTGCGTCACCCGGGGCGCCGTCTCCGTGGCCCGCTCCGAGCGGCTGGGGGACCCGGCGCAGGCCCTCGTATGGGGCTTCGGGCGGACCGCCGCACTTGAGTTCCCCGAACGCTGGGGCGGCCTCGTCGACCTGCCCGAGCAGGCCGACGACCGGGCCCTCGCCCGGCTCGCCGGGGTCCTGGCCGGTGACGGAGCCGAGGACCAGGTCGCCGTACGTGCCTCCGGGCTGTACGGGCGGCGCCTGGCCCACGCCCCGCTCGCCGACGCCCCGACCCCGCCCGCCTGGAAGCCGGCCGGCACCACCCTGGTGACCGGCGGCACGGGCGCGCTCGGCGCGCACGTAGCCCGCTGGCTGGCGGGCAACGGCGCCGAGCACCTGGTCCTGACCAGCCGCCGCGGCCCCGATGCCCCTGGCGCGGCCGAACTCCGCGAGGAACTCGCCGCGCTCGGCGCCGAGGTCACCCTCGCCGCCTCCGACGTCAGCGACCGCGACGCCCTCGCCGCACTCCTCGCCGACATCCCCGCCGACCGGCCGCTGACCGCCGTCGTGCACACCGCCGGTGTCCTCGACGACGGAGTCATCGACGGGCTGACCCCCGAGCGGTTCGCGACCGTACTCGCCCCCAAGGCGGACGCGGCCCTCACGCTGCACGAGCTGACCCGCGACCTCGGCCTCTCCGCGTTCGTCCTGTTCTCCGGCGTCGCCGGCACCCTCGGCGACGCGGGCCAGGGCAACTACGCGGCCGCCAACTCCTACCTCGACGCCCTCGCCGAACAGCGCCACGCCGACGGCCTGCCCGCGACCTCCGTGGCCTGGGGCCGCTGGGGCGACAGCGGACTGGCCGCCGACGGCGCCATCGGGGAGCGGCTCGACCGCGGCGGCGTGCCCGCCATGGCTCCGCGGGCCGCGATCCGCGCCCTCCAGCAGGCCCTGGACCACGCCGAAGCAGCCGTCGCCGTCGCCGACATCCAGTGGGACCGCTTCACCCCCGGCTACACGGCCGTCCGGCCCAGCCCGTTCCTCGGCGACCTGCCCGAGGTACGGCGCCTCGCGCAGACCGCGGCGGCCGCCACGGACACGGGCACGGAAGGTACCCCGGCCGAGGCCCTGCGCCGTCGGCTGTCGGCGATGCCGCAGGCCGAACAGGCCGTCGTCGTCCTGGAACTGGTCCGCTCCCACGCCGCGCACGCCCTCGGCCACCCCACCACCGACGAGGTGGGTGCGGGCCGCGCCTTCAAGGAGCTCGGCTTCGACTCCCTGATCGCGCTGGAACTGCGCAACCGCCTGAACGCGGCCACCGGACTGAAGCTCCCGGCGACGCTGGTCTTCGACCACCCGACGCCGGCGGTCCTCGCGGACTTCCTGCGAGCCGAAATCGTCCAGGACGGCTCCACCGGAGCCGCGCCCGGCATCGCCGAGCTCGAAAGGCTCGAATCCGTGCTGTCCGTCCTCGATCCGGACGGCGAAACGCGCGCCGACATCGCCTCGCGCCTGCAGGCCCTCCTGGCGAAGTGGGGTGAACCGCAGGCCCATTCGAGTGACGGGGCCGTGGCCGAGAAGCTCCAGGAAGCCACGCCCGACGAGCTCTTCGACTTCATCGAGAACGAGCTCGGGATCTAG